One window of the Bacteroidetes bacterium SB0662_bin_6 genome contains the following:
- a CDS encoding TolC family protein, producing MKLIQPIGAARAILIAVLLLPAMAHAKHRPLAPVDTLLSLDHLLTEIQANNPSLRVSRLETEVLATRSRQVSAFPDPSVTVGYQPYPLLTARGTQRSQWRIEQPVPYPGKLSLQGAIADLNAVVAGFEADTFEEDLLFEAKQAYYELYRIQQQEQLILDFQDRLESFEGAAAAQYEVGSGVQQAILKAQLEKNTLARVQLELAEHRRTAAETLTRLLNRPTSDAFTAGIRIEAPPIPRLDEAALLEIALRERPEADALDAAARYADARIALARKQFMPDFGLNITYFDIGSADVPPTATGRDAVAVGATIKVPLQRGSRRARLEETHVRRIQVEARQEALETSFRTQIADLVSRLRGEAQQLALYQEALIPQAETTLQATLSAYTTGRTDFLDLLDAERMLFSLGTGYEDTFARYLKMTAALERALGIRSLADLDTR from the coding sequence ATGAAGCTGATTCAACCCATTGGCGCAGCCCGCGCCATACTCATCGCCGTGCTTCTGCTCCCGGCGATGGCCCATGCAAAGCATCGACCGCTTGCGCCCGTCGACACGCTCCTGAGTCTCGACCATCTTCTGACAGAGATACAGGCCAACAACCCGTCTCTGCGAGTGTCCCGACTGGAGACAGAGGTATTGGCCACCCGAAGCCGCCAGGTGTCCGCCTTCCCGGATCCTTCCGTGACGGTCGGTTATCAACCGTACCCGCTGCTAACGGCGCGGGGCACGCAGCGCAGCCAATGGCGCATCGAGCAACCGGTGCCGTACCCCGGCAAGCTCAGTCTCCAGGGCGCCATCGCCGACCTGAACGCCGTAGTCGCAGGCTTTGAAGCAGATACCTTTGAAGAGGACCTGCTCTTCGAGGCCAAGCAGGCGTACTACGAACTCTATCGGATCCAGCAGCAGGAGCAGCTCATCCTCGATTTTCAGGACAGGTTGGAGAGCTTTGAAGGGGCCGCCGCCGCGCAATACGAAGTGGGTAGCGGCGTGCAACAAGCCATCCTGAAAGCGCAACTGGAGAAGAACACGCTCGCGCGCGTGCAACTTGAACTTGCAGAGCATCGCCGCACGGCCGCCGAAACCCTGACACGCCTGCTCAACCGGCCCACATCCGACGCCTTTACAGCCGGCATCCGGATCGAGGCGCCGCCCATTCCCCGCCTCGATGAAGCCGCGCTGTTAGAGATCGCCCTGAGAGAACGGCCCGAAGCCGATGCCCTCGACGCGGCAGCACGGTACGCCGATGCCCGGATCGCCCTGGCCCGCAAGCAGTTCATGCCCGATTTCGGCCTGAACATTACGTATTTCGACATAGGCAGCGCCGACGTGCCCCCGACGGCCACGGGACGCGATGCCGTCGCGGTTGGCGCCACCATCAAAGTGCCGCTCCAACGCGGGAGCCGGCGGGCCCGCCTGGAGGAAACCCACGTACGCCGCATCCAGGTCGAGGCACGCCAGGAAGCGCTTGAAACCTCGTTCCGGACGCAGATCGCCGATCTCGTAAGCCGGTTGCGGGGGGAGGCTCAGCAGCTTGCCCTGTATCAGGAAGCCCTTATTCCCCAGGCCGAGACCACGCTCCAGGCTACGCTCAGCGCCTACACCACCGGCCGCACCGATTTCCTTGACCTGCTTGACGCCGAGCGCATGCTCTTCTCGTTGGGGACGGGCTACGAAGACACATTCGCGCGCTACCTGAAGATGACCGCCGCCCTCGAACGAGCGCTGGGCATCCGCTCGCTTGCAGACCTCGACACACGTTAA
- a CDS encoding transposase, giving the protein MKRAFGWLRENRRRGSGDIGNGKFGERLRHSLKQEEVYRRAHKTVAKARKEIADYLGCFDEERPHQGLDNRTPDEVYYGLDGKLPKKEAA; this is encoded by the coding sequence GTGAAAAGAGCCTTTGGGTGGCTACGGGAGAACAGGAGGAGGGGTTCCGGGGACATTGGGAACGGAAAATTCGGCGAGCGCCTCCGGCACAGCCTCAAGCAGGAAGAAGTCTACCGACGCGCCCATAAGACGGTGGCCAAAGCCCGGAAGGAAATCGCCGACTACCTGGGCTGCTTCGACGAAGAACGCCCGCACCAAGGCCTTGACAACCGAACACCGGATGAAGTTTATTACGGTTTGGATGGGAAATTACCGAAAAAGGAGGCAGCTTGA
- the ilvD gene encoding dihydroxy-acid dehydratase, giving the protein MPDPSSREMNRYSRLITQPLTRGISQAMLYATGLTEEDMNKPQVGIVSNWWEGNPCNMHLDKLAAQVREAVAASGLVGLRFNTIGVSDGISMGTDGMSFSLQSRDLIADSIETVVRAQWYDAVVAIPGCDKNMPGCIMALGRLNRPGIVVYGGTILPGRTYLRGGEQKRDIISAAQSYGEYLAGAITDEERKTIVRHSCPGAGACGGMYTANTMGCAIEALGMSLPYSSSTPAVYDEKMDECRRAGEAVGELLRQNLKPRDIMTRQAFENAMVVVMALGGSTNAVLHLIAMARASEVDLSMDDFQRVSDRVPYLADLKPSGQYVMADLHEIGGTPAVMKYLLKEGYLDGSCMTVTGKTLAENLEPLPGLAEGQDIVHSLEKPLKKTGHLTILYGNLAPEGAVAKITGKEGTYFKGPARVFDAEEDMLDGLKAGRIQKGDIVIIRYEGPKGGPGMPEMLTPTSAIMGAGLGKDVALMTDGRFSGGSHGFIIGHVCPEAQEGGPIAFVQDGDIVTIDAEQRTIDMDVSKEELTRRKENWSAPAFKAARGTLYKYIKCVQPASLGCVTDE; this is encoded by the coding sequence ATGCCCGATCCATCATCCCGCGAAATGAATCGATACAGCCGCCTGATCACACAGCCTCTTACACGAGGGATCTCGCAGGCCATGCTGTACGCGACCGGGCTTACGGAAGAGGACATGAACAAGCCGCAGGTCGGCATCGTGTCCAACTGGTGGGAGGGCAATCCCTGCAACATGCACCTCGACAAGCTGGCTGCGCAGGTGCGCGAGGCAGTCGCTGCATCCGGTCTGGTGGGCCTGCGGTTCAACACGATCGGGGTCTCCGACGGCATCAGCATGGGCACCGATGGCATGAGCTTCTCGCTCCAGTCCCGCGACCTCATCGCCGATTCGATCGAGACCGTGGTGCGGGCCCAGTGGTACGACGCCGTCGTGGCCATTCCGGGTTGCGACAAAAACATGCCCGGCTGCATCATGGCGCTGGGCCGGCTGAACCGGCCGGGCATTGTAGTCTACGGCGGCACGATCCTGCCCGGGCGCACGTATCTGCGGGGCGGAGAGCAAAAGCGGGACATCATCTCCGCCGCGCAGTCCTACGGCGAATACCTTGCCGGCGCCATCACCGACGAGGAACGCAAAACCATCGTCCGGCACTCGTGCCCCGGCGCGGGCGCGTGCGGGGGCATGTACACGGCGAACACGATGGGCTGCGCCATCGAGGCGCTGGGGATGTCGCTTCCCTATTCTTCCTCCACGCCCGCCGTATACGACGAGAAAATGGACGAATGCCGCCGGGCGGGCGAGGCCGTGGGCGAGTTGCTCCGGCAGAATCTCAAACCCCGCGACATCATGACGCGGCAGGCTTTCGAGAACGCCATGGTGGTCGTGATGGCACTGGGCGGCTCGACGAATGCCGTGCTGCATCTCATTGCGATGGCCCGGGCTTCGGAGGTTGACTTGTCCATGGACGATTTTCAGCGGGTCAGCGACCGCGTGCCGTATCTCGCGGACCTGAAGCCGAGTGGCCAGTACGTGATGGCGGACCTGCATGAGATCGGGGGGACGCCCGCCGTCATGAAGTACCTGCTCAAGGAAGGCTATCTCGACGGCTCCTGCATGACGGTGACCGGCAAAACGCTTGCGGAGAACCTCGAACCCCTGCCGGGCCTCGCCGAGGGACAGGATATCGTGCATTCCCTCGAAAAACCCCTGAAGAAAACCGGACACCTGACGATTCTCTACGGAAATCTGGCGCCGGAAGGAGCCGTAGCCAAGATAACCGGCAAGGAAGGCACGTATTTCAAGGGCCCGGCCCGGGTGTTCGATGCTGAGGAGGACATGCTGGATGGGCTGAAGGCGGGCCGGATCCAAAAGGGTGACATCGTCATCATCCGGTACGAAGGGCCCAAAGGCGGCCCCGGCATGCCGGAAATGCTCACCCCCACGTCCGCCATCATGGGCGCCGGCCTCGGCAAGGATGTGGCGCTGATGACCGACGGGCGTTTCAGCGGAGGATCGCACGGATTCATCATCGGGCATGTATGCCCCGAAGCCCAGGAAGGCGGCCCCATCGCCTTCGTGCAGGACGGCGACATCGTGACCATCGACGCCGAGCAGCGCACCATCGACATGGATGTCAGCAAGGAAGAACTGACGCGCAGGAAAGAAAACTGGTCCGCGCCCGCTTTCAAGGCTGCGCGCGGCACCCTCTACAAGTACATCAAGTGTGTTCAGCCCGCCAGCCTCGGCTGCGTGACGGACGAGTAA
- a CDS encoding MBL fold metallo-hydrolase — protein sequence MTRSLIFAMLFSALPVMLPVAAQDLAVSPVAGSIHMINGQGGNIGVSVGADGFLMVDDKFAPLADQIRARLEGLGEGELKFLLNTHFHGDHTGGNEVFGVETPIIAHHNVRTRLMTEQRRGDRVTPPAPPAAWPVITFDDAISIHFNGEEVKVLHIPHAHTDGDALIFFTGSNVVHMGDTFFNQRFPFVDIDSGGAVEGVIAAGRAVLAHADDETRIIPGHGPVASPSDLETYLRMIEETRAAVAAGIEAGHSLEELQAAGTGDEWASWGDGFISTERWIATLHRDLTE from the coding sequence ATGACCCGATCACTGATCTTTGCGATGTTGTTTTCGGCCCTACCCGTCATGCTGCCCGTCGCCGCCCAGGACCTTGCAGTTTCTCCGGTCGCCGGATCGATCCACATGATCAATGGTCAGGGCGGCAATATCGGCGTCTCCGTCGGGGCGGACGGCTTCCTGATGGTCGACGACAAATTCGCCCCGCTGGCCGACCAGATTCGCGCCCGACTCGAGGGTCTGGGCGAGGGCGAACTCAAATTTCTCCTCAACACCCATTTTCACGGGGACCACACCGGCGGCAACGAGGTGTTCGGCGTCGAAACCCCGATCATCGCCCACCACAATGTCCGTACCCGGCTGATGACCGAGCAGCGCCGCGGCGATCGGGTCACTCCACCGGCGCCGCCCGCGGCCTGGCCGGTGATCACCTTCGACGATGCGATCTCCATCCACTTCAACGGCGAGGAAGTCAAGGTGCTGCACATTCCCCATGCCCACACCGACGGGGACGCGCTCATTTTCTTCACGGGTTCCAATGTCGTCCACATGGGGGACACCTTCTTCAACCAGCGCTTTCCCTTCGTCGATATCGACAGCGGCGGTGCCGTCGAAGGGGTCATTGCGGCGGGCCGCGCGGTATTGGCGCACGCCGACGACGAGACCCGGATCATTCCGGGCCATGGCCCTGTCGCCTCGCCGTCCGACCTCGAAACCTATCTGCGCATGATCGAGGAAACCCGGGCCGCTGTCGCTGCGGGGATCGAAGCGGGTCACAGCCTTGAGGAGTTGCAGGCGGCGGGCACGGGCGACGAATGGGCTTCGTGGGGCGACGGTTTTATCTCCACCGAGCGCTGGATCGCCACGCTGCACCGCGATCTGACCGAATAG
- a CDS encoding dihydrofolate reductase: protein MTDKRRAGAEIVLIAAVAETNRVIGRENRLPWHLSEDLKRFKRLTSGHPMIMGRRTFESLVNEFGGPLPNRRLLIVTSQGKLKGYPDIETFPDPEAALTAAQEAPCVFIGGGATIYEHFLERADRWELTIVEGNYQGDTYFPRYEHLIGTVFRKTGEDRRDGFRFVTCERIGATDRF, encoded by the coding sequence ATGACCGATAAGCGCCGCGCCGGAGCAGAGATCGTACTCATTGCCGCCGTGGCGGAGACGAACCGGGTCATCGGTCGGGAGAACCGGCTACCCTGGCATCTTTCCGAAGATCTGAAACGGTTCAAACGGTTGACATCGGGCCATCCCATGATCATGGGCCGGCGCACGTTCGAGTCGCTTGTAAACGAGTTCGGCGGGCCGCTGCCCAACCGACGTTTGCTGATCGTCACATCCCAAGGCAAGCTCAAGGGATATCCCGACATTGAGACCTTCCCCGATCCCGAGGCTGCCCTGACCGCTGCGCAGGAAGCGCCGTGCGTCTTCATCGGCGGTGGCGCGACCATCTACGAACACTTTCTCGAACGTGCGGATCGGTGGGAATTAACCATCGTGGAAGGGAATTATCAGGGAGACACTTATTTCCCACGATACGAACACCTGATCGGAACCGTGTTCAGGAAGACCGGGGAAGATCGCCGCGACGGGTTTCGTTTCGTGACCTGTGAACGGATAGGCGCTACGGATCGGTTTTAG
- a CDS encoding flavodoxin family protein produces the protein MPDHTLSPTQEALCASYDGDVSDLRALFLNCTLKPSPERSHTQGLMDVSIAIMEKNGIAVESLRPVDYHLAFGVYPDMTEHGADRDDWPMLYEKVRAADILVIGSPIWLGEKSSVCTQVIERLYSCSALLNDAGQYAYYGKTGGCLITGNEDGVKHCSMSILYALQHVGYTIPPQADAGWIGEAGPGPSYLDEGSGGPENEFTQRNTTFMTWNLIHFARMLKDAGGVPAHGNQRAAWDAGCRFDHANPEHR, from the coding sequence ATGCCCGATCACACGCTATCCCCCACGCAGGAAGCGCTTTGCGCCTCGTACGACGGGGATGTTTCGGACCTTCGCGCACTCTTTCTGAATTGCACGTTGAAGCCGTCTCCCGAACGGTCCCACACGCAGGGACTGATGGATGTGTCTATCGCCATCATGGAGAAGAACGGGATCGCGGTGGAGTCGCTGCGCCCGGTGGATTATCATCTTGCGTTCGGAGTCTATCCCGACATGACCGAGCACGGGGCGGACCGGGACGACTGGCCCATGTTGTACGAGAAGGTGCGCGCAGCGGACATCCTCGTGATCGGCTCGCCCATCTGGCTGGGCGAAAAATCATCCGTATGCACGCAGGTCATCGAGCGGCTCTATTCCTGCTCGGCGCTGCTTAACGATGCGGGCCAGTATGCCTACTATGGCAAGACGGGAGGCTGCCTCATTACAGGAAACGAGGATGGCGTGAAGCACTGTTCCATGAGCATTCTGTACGCCTTGCAGCACGTGGGCTATACGATTCCGCCGCAGGCCGATGCAGGATGGATTGGAGAGGCGGGGCCGGGGCCATCCTACCTTGACGAGGGGTCCGGCGGCCCGGAAAACGAGTTCACCCAGCGCAACACCACGTTCATGACGTGGAATCTGATACATTTCGCCCGGATGCTCAAGGACGCCGGCGGCGTTCCGGCGCATGGAAATCAGCGCGCCGCCTGGGATGCCGGGTGCCGGTTCGACCATGCGAACCCGGAGCACAGGTAG
- a CDS encoding efflux RND transporter permease subunit, translated as MLEKIIEASVNNRLLVIIFTLLIGLAGAWAMFRTPVDAIPDLSDVQVIVFTEYPGQAPQVVEDQVTYPLTTAMLGVPFAKAVRGYSFFGYSFVYIIFEDGTDMYWARSRVLEYLNYVANRLPGGVTPTLGPDATGVGWAFEYVLDGGDRYDLQQLRSIQDWFLRYELMSVPGVAEVASIGGYVKQYQVEVDPNKLLAYNIPLSKVRTALQRSNNDVGGRLVEMGETEFMVRGLGYIQSVEDIENTPVGVDENGTPILIRNIAHVHLGPELRRGLVDLDGEGETVGGIVVMRYGENALKTIDAVKAKLEELKTGLPEGITIQTVYDRSSLIERAIDNLKGKLLEESLIVALVTILFLLHFRSAFVAIFTLPMGILIAFLVMYYQGLNANIMSLSGIAIAIGAMVDAAIVMIENAHKHMERDLGKKDRWRIIIDASKEVGPALFYSLLIITLSFLPVFTLQAQEGRLFKPLAFTKTYAMAASALLAITVVPVLMGYFIRGNILPEKKNPVNRFLIAIYRPVIHAVLRFKWITIAAALVVLGATAYPLGKLGSEFMPPLNEGDLLYMPTTDPGISITKARELLQQTDKIIKSFPEVDHAFGKVGRAETATDPAPLSMIETTITLKPEDEWREDMTMDQLVRELDAAIDFPGLTNAWTMPIKTRIDMLSTGIKTPVGIKLMGPDLNILSDLGQRVAAIVQTVPGTLSAFPDKAVGGNFIDYRINREEAARYGLTVGDVQDVIMSAIGGMNVTRTVEGLERYPVNVRYSRELRDNLPALRRVLIPTPTEAQIPLSYVADFSIVNGPPVIKSENARTTSWVYVDIRDIDVGTYVKNARAAVHEQVDLPEGYSMVWSGQYEYMERARQRLQIVIPLTLIIIFLLLYLNFKNITESLIVMLSLPFSLVGGIWLLYLFDYNLSVAVGVGFIALAGVAAETGVIMLIYLDQAYKDRLSRGQMTSLKDLYEAIIVGAVDRVRPKMMTVMAIMAGLLPILWGHGTGSQVMKRIAAPMVGGMVSSTILTLVVIPVIYYLWKSRALKRQANR; from the coding sequence ATGTTGGAAAAGATCATAGAGGCCTCGGTCAATAACCGCCTGCTGGTGATCATCTTCACCCTCCTGATCGGACTGGCCGGCGCCTGGGCGATGTTCCGCACGCCCGTAGACGCCATCCCCGACCTGAGCGATGTGCAGGTGATCGTCTTCACCGAATATCCGGGACAGGCTCCGCAGGTCGTCGAAGACCAGGTAACGTATCCGCTCACGACAGCCATGTTGGGGGTACCCTTTGCGAAAGCCGTGCGCGGTTATTCGTTCTTCGGCTACTCGTTCGTCTACATCATCTTCGAAGACGGCACCGACATGTACTGGGCCCGCAGCCGGGTCCTGGAGTATCTCAACTATGTCGCCAATCGGCTTCCCGGCGGCGTGACGCCCACGCTGGGGCCGGACGCCACGGGCGTCGGCTGGGCCTTCGAATATGTGCTCGACGGCGGAGACCGGTACGACCTTCAGCAACTGCGCTCGATACAGGACTGGTTTCTGCGCTACGAACTGATGAGCGTGCCGGGGGTGGCCGAAGTGGCTTCCATCGGCGGCTACGTCAAGCAGTATCAGGTCGAGGTCGATCCCAACAAACTGCTGGCTTACAACATCCCCCTGTCGAAAGTGCGCACGGCCCTGCAACGCAGTAACAACGATGTGGGCGGCAGACTGGTCGAGATGGGCGAGACCGAGTTTATGGTACGGGGGCTAGGCTATATCCAATCCGTCGAGGACATAGAGAACACACCCGTCGGGGTGGACGAGAATGGCACGCCCATTCTGATCCGGAACATCGCCCATGTGCATCTGGGGCCCGAGTTGCGCCGCGGCCTGGTGGATCTGGATGGAGAAGGCGAAACCGTCGGCGGGATCGTCGTGATGCGCTATGGCGAAAACGCCCTCAAGACGATCGACGCCGTCAAGGCGAAACTGGAGGAACTGAAGACGGGACTGCCGGAAGGAATAACCATTCAGACCGTCTATGACCGCAGCAGCCTCATCGAGCGCGCTATCGACAATCTGAAAGGGAAGCTTCTCGAAGAGAGCCTCATCGTGGCGCTGGTGACCATCCTGTTCCTGCTGCATTTCCGCAGCGCCTTCGTAGCGATCTTCACCCTTCCGATGGGAATTCTGATCGCGTTTCTGGTAATGTATTACCAGGGTCTCAATGCCAACATCATGTCGCTCAGCGGTATCGCCATCGCCATCGGCGCGATGGTCGACGCGGCGATCGTGATGATCGAGAACGCCCATAAACACATGGAGCGCGACCTCGGGAAAAAAGACCGCTGGCGCATCATAATCGATGCGTCCAAAGAGGTCGGGCCGGCGTTGTTTTATTCGCTGCTGATTATCACGCTCTCCTTTCTGCCCGTATTCACGCTCCAGGCGCAGGAAGGCAGGCTCTTCAAGCCGCTGGCTTTCACGAAAACCTACGCCATGGCGGCCTCGGCGCTTCTGGCCATTACGGTGGTGCCGGTGCTGATGGGCTACTTCATACGCGGCAATATCCTGCCGGAGAAAAAGAACCCTGTCAATCGCTTTCTGATCGCCATATACCGCCCGGTGATTCACGCCGTGCTCCGGTTCAAATGGATCACCATTGCGGCGGCGCTGGTGGTGCTGGGAGCCACGGCCTATCCCCTCGGCAAACTGGGTTCCGAATTCATGCCGCCTTTGAACGAGGGGGATCTGCTCTACATGCCCACCACCGATCCGGGTATCAGCATTACCAAGGCCAGGGAACTGCTTCAGCAAACGGACAAGATCATCAAGAGCTTCCCCGAGGTAGACCATGCGTTCGGCAAGGTGGGCCGCGCCGAAACGGCGACGGACCCGGCGCCATTGTCCATGATAGAAACCACGATCACCCTGAAGCCGGAGGATGAATGGCGAGAAGACATGACGATGGACCAACTCGTCCGGGAACTCGATGCCGCTATCGACTTTCCGGGCCTCACCAACGCCTGGACCATGCCCATCAAAACGCGCATCGATATGCTCTCGACGGGCATCAAGACGCCGGTGGGCATCAAACTGATGGGGCCTGACCTGAATATCCTTTCCGACCTGGGACAACGCGTTGCAGCCATTGTGCAGACGGTGCCCGGCACGTTGAGCGCCTTCCCGGACAAGGCGGTCGGCGGCAACTTTATCGACTATCGGATAAACCGCGAAGAAGCTGCCCGGTACGGCCTGACCGTGGGCGATGTGCAGGATGTGATCATGTCGGCCATCGGCGGAATGAATGTCACCCGGACGGTCGAGGGGCTTGAGCGCTATCCGGTCAACGTCCGATACAGCCGCGAACTGCGCGATAACCTGCCGGCGCTCAGGCGGGTGCTGATCCCTACCCCTACGGAGGCGCAGATTCCGCTGAGTTATGTGGCCGATTTCAGTATCGTCAACGGGCCGCCGGTCATCAAGAGCGAAAATGCGCGCACGACCTCCTGGGTTTATGTGGACATCCGCGACATCGATGTAGGCACCTACGTAAAGAACGCCCGTGCTGCCGTGCATGAGCAGGTAGACCTGCCGGAGGGATACAGCATGGTCTGGAGCGGGCAGTACGAATACATGGAACGGGCCCGGCAGCGCCTGCAGATCGTTATTCCGCTGACGCTAATCATCATCTTCCTGCTGCTCTATCTGAACTTCAAGAACATTACCGAGAGCCTTATCGTGATGTTGTCGCTGCCGTTTTCGCTCGTCGGCGGGATCTGGCTATTGTATCTGTTCGACTACAACCTCAGCGTAGCCGTTGGGGTCGGCTTCATTGCCCTGGCCGGCGTCGCCGCGGAAACAGGCGTGATCATGCTGATCTATCTCGATCAGGCATATAAGGACAGACTTTCGCGGGGACAAATGACCTCGCTGAAGGATCTGTACGAAGCGATCATTGTGGGCGCCGTTGATCGCGTGCGGCCCAAAATGATGACCGTCATGGCCATCATGGCCGGCCTGTTGCCCATTTTATGGGGGCACGGTACGGGCTCCCAGGTAATGAAACGCATCGCGGCGCCGATGGTCGGGGGAATGGTTTCGTCGACGATCCTGACGCTGGTCGTCATCCCGGTTATTTACTATCTATGGAAAAGCCGGGCATTGAAAAGGCAGGCGAATCGCTGA
- a CDS encoding efflux RND transporter periplasmic adaptor subunit: MNTQQFTKWLGIPLLLAALAAGGFLLGRITTDGTATVARNEASADEGERNVLYWQAPMNPEEIYDQPGKSAMGMDLIPVYADEGEAESGSTVSIDPATVQNMGVRTDHVRRMDFSRMIRTVGEVRYDEERLYLVNAKISGWIERLYVNFIGDQVRQGDPLMEIYSPELVATQQEYLLALENYRMLAESSVASVREDAEKLLASARTRLEYWDIPSSEIERLEQTGEVKKTTLLEAPATGIVVKRDAIEGAHIEAGMDLFEIADLRTVWVHASFYDNEAPWISEGQPVEMELSYLPGKTYTGQVSYIYPYLREKARDVHVRLVFSNPDLDLKPGMYANIRLQGKVIPDALVVPSEAVIRSGARALVFVAHGEGRFEPREIRIGEEGGPGNSLVRVLTGLSGDEEVVTSAQFMLDSESRLQEAIRKMLQEQTQSGAQPAGEASETMPEMVSTTPEESDAQMHHQH; the protein is encoded by the coding sequence ATGAACACACAACAATTCACCAAATGGCTCGGAATCCCGCTGCTGCTTGCGGCGCTTGCGGCCGGGGGGTTTCTCCTCGGGCGCATCACCACGGACGGAACGGCCACCGTAGCCCGGAATGAGGCATCTGCCGACGAAGGGGAACGCAACGTCCTCTACTGGCAGGCGCCCATGAACCCGGAGGAAATCTACGACCAGCCCGGCAAGTCGGCCATGGGCATGGATCTGATCCCTGTCTACGCGGACGAAGGCGAAGCGGAATCGGGCAGTACGGTGTCCATCGATCCCGCGACGGTACAGAACATGGGCGTACGCACCGATCACGTCCGGCGAATGGATTTTTCCCGCATGATCCGTACCGTCGGCGAGGTCCGGTACGACGAAGAGCGTCTTTATCTGGTCAACGCCAAGATATCCGGCTGGATCGAAAGGCTTTACGTCAACTTTATCGGCGATCAGGTCCGGCAGGGAGACCCGTTGATGGAAATCTACTCCCCGGAACTGGTCGCCACCCAGCAGGAATATCTGCTGGCGCTCGAAAACTACCGGATGCTGGCCGAGAGCAGCGTCGCTTCGGTCCGGGAAGACGCCGAAAAATTGCTGGCCTCGGCCCGCACCCGCCTTGAATACTGGGACATCCCCTCCTCGGAGATCGAGCGCCTGGAGCAAACCGGCGAGGTGAAAAAGACCACCCTGCTCGAAGCCCCGGCTACCGGCATCGTCGTGAAAAGAGACGCCATAGAAGGCGCCCATATCGAGGCCGGCATGGACCTCTTCGAAATCGCCGACCTGCGGACGGTGTGGGTGCATGCCAGCTTCTACGACAACGAGGCGCCGTGGATCAGCGAGGGGCAACCGGTCGAGATGGAACTATCCTACTTGCCGGGGAAAACCTACACGGGGCAGGTCTCCTACATCTACCCCTATCTGCGCGAGAAAGCCCGCGATGTGCATGTGCGCCTGGTCTTTTCCAATCCGGATCTGGACCTCAAACCGGGGATGTACGCCAATATCCGGCTCCAGGGCAAGGTCATACCCGATGCGTTGGTCGTGCCTTCCGAGGCCGTGATTCGCTCCGGGGCCCGCGCACTCGTCTTCGTGGCCCACGGTGAAGGTCGATTCGAGCCGCGCGAAATCCGGATCGGCGAAGAAGGCGGGCCGGGCAACAGCCTGGTGCGAGTGCTCACCGGCCTGTCGGGCGACGAAGAAGTCGTCACGTCCGCCCAGTTCATGCTGGACAGCGAAAGCCGCTTGCAGGAAGCCATCCGAAAAATGTTGCAGGAGCAGACGCAATCGGGCGCACAGCCTGCCGGCGAAGCATCGGAGACCATGCCGGAAATGGTATCCACCACGCCTGAAGAATCCGACGCACAAATGCATCATCAGCATTGA
- a CDS encoding alpha/beta hydrolase — protein sequence MFCALLLVLLTGSWARQSGMAQDAIPLWPEGAPGAVGEEAEDIPTLTIYLPETSAANGAAVVVCPGGGYAHLAMDHEGRQVAEWLNERGVAAFVLKYRLGPRYGHPSPLMDAQRAIRYVRAHAGELGVDPSRIGIWGFSAGGHLAATTSTHITPGVSDAADPLERHSSRPDFSILAYPVITMTDPHTHQGSRLHLLGEDYDSDLADRLSNEKQVTADTPPAFLFHTDDDGPVPADNSVAYYLALRAVGVPAELHIYRSGPHGVGLAPDDPVLSTWPDRLEDWMRVQGLLGE from the coding sequence ATGTTCTGTGCGCTGCTTCTTGTCCTGCTGACCGGCTCATGGGCAAGGCAGTCCGGCATGGCGCAGGACGCCATACCGTTGTGGCCTGAGGGAGCACCCGGGGCTGTGGGTGAAGAAGCGGAAGACATCCCCACGCTTACGATCTACCTTCCCGAAACGTCCGCTGCGAACGGGGCGGCGGTGGTCGTATGCCCCGGCGGCGGATACGCCCATCTCGCGATGGATCATGAAGGCAGGCAGGTTGCCGAATGGCTCAACGAACGCGGCGTCGCGGCCTTTGTCCTGAAGTACCGCCTCGGGCCGCGCTACGGTCATCCGTCTCCGCTCATGGATGCGCAGCGGGCGATTCGGTACGTCCGGGCGCACGCCGGCGAACTCGGCGTTGATCCGTCGCGCATAGGCATCTGGGGTTTCTCTGCGGGCGGGCATCTCGCGGCTACGACCTCCACGCATATTACGCCGGGCGTATCCGATGCGGCGGATCCCCTCGAACGCCATTCCTCCCGGCCGGACTTTTCGATCCTTGCGTATCCGGTCATTACCATGACGGATCCCCACACGCACCAGGGGTCCCGCCTTCATCTGCTGGGGGAAGATTACGATTCCGACTTGGCGGACCGGCTTTCGAACGAGAAACAGGTAACCGCCGATACGCCGCCGGCTTTTCTGTTCCATACGGATGACGACGGACCGGTCCCCGCGGACAACAGCGTGGCGTATTACCTTGCACTGCGCGCGGTGGGCGTTCCTGCGGAATTGCACATCTATCGATCCGGTCCCCACGGCGTAGGCCTGGCACCCGACGATCCGGTGCTTTCTACCTGGCCCGATCGTCTTGAGGACTGGATGCGGGTCCAGGGGTTACTCGGAGAGTGA